A genomic stretch from Tenrec ecaudatus isolate mTenEca1 chromosome X, mTenEca1.hap1, whole genome shotgun sequence includes:
- the USP27X gene encoding ubiquitin carboxyl-terminal hydrolase 27, translated as RAPPRDSPEQASLGNTEFKETGPGAEVASARGLRREHSRGRRQLPPPPSVKVPFGPAARRPALPQAGRGTPQGCVAPAPPRPAPRPREPGDQWEEPSPVEAEEGEEAETAATAERKVEAAGKVEAAGKVAAAAGKVDAAGKVEVEAAAAAAAAEAEAEADAAGKVETAEGPSCPVELKLEPAPEPVREAEQEPKGKQELEDEDPARSGSGGGSGGGSGSGGGSGSGGGGGDEVLPPTLPCDPPRPPDPSARRSRAPRRRPRPRPQTRLRTPPQPRPRPPPRPRPRPRRGPGGGCLDVDFAFGPPGCSHVSSFKVGENWRQELRLFYQCLVWCGTPETRKNKAKSCICHVCGTHLNRLHSCLSCAFFGCFTEKHIHEHAETKQHNLAVDLYYGGLYCFMCKDYIYDKDIEQIAKEEQGEALKLQASTSTEISHQQCAKAGPGEKYLTWETTKPELELLGHNPRRRRIASSFTIGLRGLINLGNTCFMNCIVQALTHTPILRDFFLSDRHRCEMPSPELCLVCEMSSLFRELYSGNPSPHVPYKLLHLVWIHARHLAGYRQQDAHEFLIAALDVLHRHCKGDDVGKAANNPNHCNCIIDQIFTGGLQSDVTCQACHGVSTTIDPCWDISLDLPGSCTSFWPMSPGRESSVNGESHIPGITTLMDCLRRFTRPEHLGSSAKIKCGSCQSYQESTKQLTMNKLPVVACFHFKRFEHSAKQRRKITTYISFPLELDMTPFMASSKENRMNGQLQLPTNSGNNENKYSLFAVVNHQGTLESGHYTSFIRHQKDQWFKCDDAVITKASIKDVLDSEGYLLFYHKQVLDHESEKVKEMNTQAY; from the coding sequence CGCGCTCCTCCACGTGATTCTCCTGAACAAGCAAGTTTGGGAAATACGGAATTCAAGGAAACGGGGCCTGGTGCCGAAGTGGCCTCCGCTAGGGGGCTACGGCGGGAGCATTCCCGGGGGCGTCGCCAGCTTCCGCCGCCTCCTTCAGTCAAAGTCCCTTTCGGGCCCGCGGCCCGCCGTCCCGCGCTCCCACAGGCCGGGCGGGGGACACCTCAGGGCTGCGTGGCCCCCGCGCCGCcacgccccgccccgcgcccgcGAGAGCCCGGCGACCAGTGGGAGGAGCCGTCGCCAGTGGAggcggaggagggagaggaggcggAGACGGCCGCGACCGCGGAGAGGAAGGTGGAGGCGGCGGGGAAGGTGGAGGCGGCGGGGAAGGTGGCCGCCGCCGCCGGGAAGGTGGACGCCGCCgggaaggtggaggtggaggcggcggcggcggcggcggcggcggaggcggaggcggaggcggaCGCCGCCGGGAAGGTGGAGACAGCGGAGGGTCCGAGCTGCCCCGTTGAGCTCAAGCTGGAGCCGGCACCCGAGCCGGTCCGGGAGGCGGAGCAGGAGCCGAAAGGGAAGCAGGAGCTGGAGGATGAGGACCCTGCGCggagcggcagcggcggcgggagCGGCGGCGggagcggcagcggcggcgggagcggcagcggcggcggcggcggcgacgaggttcttccccccaccctcccctgcgaCCCGCCGCGGCCCCCTGATCCCTCCGCGCGTCGCAGCCGTGCACCCCGCCGCcgaccccggccccggccccagaCCCGCCTCCGTACCCCACCGCAGCCTAGGCCACGGCCCccaccccggccccggccccggccccggcgcgGCCCTGGGGGCGGATGCCTGGATGTGGATTTTGCCTTTGGTCCACCAGGCTGTTCTCACGTGAGCAGTTTTAAGGTGGGAGAGAACTGGAGGCAGGAACTGCGGTTGTTTTACCAGTGTTTGGTGTGGTGTGGAACCCCAGAGACCAGGAAAAACAAGGCAAAGTCTTGCATCTGCCATGTGTGTGGCACCCATTTGAACAGACTCCACTCTTGCCTTTCCTGTGCCTTCTTTGGCTGTTTCACCGAGAAACACATTCATGAGCACGCTGAGACAAAACAACACAACTTAGCCGTAGACCTTTACTATGGAGGTTTATACTGCTTTATGTGTAAGGACTATATTTATGACAAAGACATTGAGCAAATTGCCAAAGAAGAGCAAGGAGAAGCTTTGAAATTACAAGCCTCCACTTCTACAGAGATTTCTCACCAGCAGTGTGCAAAAGCGGGCCCCGGTGAGAAATATCTGACCTGGGAAACAACCAAACCGGAGTTGGAGCTGCTGGGACACAACCCCCGGAGGAGAAGGATCGCCTCAAGCTTTACCATAGGTTTAAGGGGACTTATCAATCTTGGCAACACGTGCTTTATGAACTGCATTGTCCAGGCACTCACCCATACTCCGATCCTGAGAGACTTCTTCCTCTCCGACAGGCACAGGTGTGAGATGCCCAGCCCTGAGTTGTGTCTGGTCTGTGAGATGTCTTCGCTTTTTCGAGAACTGTATTCTGGAAACCCATCTCCTCACGTTCCTTACAAATTGCTGCATTTGGTATGGATACATGCCCGCCATTTAGCAGGGTACAGGCAGCAGGACGCCCATGAGTTCCTCATCGCAGCCTTAGATGTGCTGCACAGACATTGCAAGGGGGACGATGTTGGGAAGGCAGCCAACAATCCCAACCACTGTAACTGCATCATAGACCAAATCTTCACGGGTGGCCTACAGTCTGATGTCACTTGTCAAGCCTGCCATGGTGTCTCGACCACAATAGACCCCTGCTGGGACATCAGTTTGGACTTGCCTGGTTCTTGCACCTCTTTCTGGCCCATGAGTCCAGGGAGGGAGAGCAGTGTGAATGGGGAGAGCCACATACCAGGCATCACCACGCTCATGGACTGCCTGCGAAGGTTTACAAGACCAGAACATTTAGGAAGCAGTGCCAAAATCAAGTGTGGTAGTTGCCAAAGTTACCAGGAATCTACCAAACAGCTCACAATGAATAAATTACCTGTTGTTGCCTGCTTTCATTTCAAACGGTTTGAACATTCAGCCAAACAGAGGCGCAAGATCACTACATACATTTCTTTTCCTCTGGAGCTGGATATGACACCATTTATGGCCTCAAGTAAAGAGAACAGAATGAATGGACAGTTGCAGCTGCCAACCAATAGTGGAAACAATGAGAATAAGTATTCCTTGTTTGCTGTGGTTAATCACCAAGGAACCTTAGAGAGTGGCCACTACACCAGCTTCATCCGGCACCAAAAGGACCAGTGGTTCAAATGTGATGATGCCGTTATCACCAAGGCCAGTATTAAGGATGTGCTTGACAGTGAAGGGTATTTACTTTTCTATCACAAACAAGTCCTGGACCATGAGTCAGAAAAGGTGAAAGAGATGAATACGCAAGCCTACTGA